The Arthrobacter burdickii genomic interval GGCGCCCAGGAAATCGGGATCCTCCACACGCCCGCCCAGCTTCACCAGGGCCCGCAGCACGCGTTCCTCGGCCCGATGATGTCTACGGAGCAGATTCGTAGCGATCCCGAACAACCACGGCCGTACCGCACCTGTCGACCCAACGAAATCAAAACGCCCCTCGAAGGCGATCAGGAACGTCTCCGCCATGACATCCTCGGCCACGAAGTCACCGGCTCGACGGGCCGCGTACCGGTAAATGTCAGGGCCGTGCCGGTCGTAGAGTTCCCCAAAAGCCGCCGGGCCGTAGCGCGACCGCTCAACTATCTCCGCGTCTGTGTTCACACTCAGTAATGCCCGATCCCTCCGGAAAGTTCACGGTTCCCCCTAACTTTCTGCAAAAACGTTTTAGCGACACCATCAACCTAGCCCTCGACCTCAGCGCTAACCGCACTCGGATAAGCGGTCTACTCGACTATGAGTTAGGGATTCAAGGCGCCCGTAGACGATCCTCGAGCGGACACACGTAAGACCTCGAGTACAGGCGAGAGTCTGCCGTGTTTCGATGAATCATGACCACGATCGAGGTAGTGAAGGCTCAGGACCTAGCGCTGAGCGACGTTCTCGCGCTCTACAACGCCGTGGAATGGCTTGCCTACACCAAGGATCCGGACACTCTCCAGAAGGCCCTCGAGGGATCGTCGACACTCGTGGCTGCCCGCGATGGTCAGATGCTCGTCGGGCTTGCTCGCGTGATCTCCGACGGTGCTTCGATCTGCTATCTCCAGGACATCCTCGTCCGGCCGTCACATCATAGGAGGGGCTTAGGACGTGCTCTCGCTGAGCGAGCCCTCGAACAGTACCCGCACGTGCGGCAGAAGGTTCTCATCACTGATGACGAGCCAAAGCAAAAGGCATTCTACGAAGCCTTGGGCTACACGCAGACAGACGAATTTGCGGGAGGATCCATCCGAGCTTTCGTGCGGTTTGACTGAAAGCTACGCGCGAACGGGGATCCTGTCCCGGGCTGTGCCTCGCCGCAGTACTACGGTGGTCGGTATGCCGAAAAATACGTGGTTAGCGGCCATCGCTCTTCTTCTCATCAACGCTGTGGGCAGCCTCAGCTTCTTTCTCTTTTCCCTCCCCGAGCGGTCGGAGTGGGGCGACATGACCACCGGAATCATTTGCGGCATCGTGGCGGCGCTTTTGATCATCAACTACAGGAGAACCTACAAGTCGGAAGCACATACGCAGTCGTGAGCTGGAACAGCGTTCAGCGGGATAATTCAATGGGCACGGTTGCAAGCCGATCCTCTTACGAGTCTTGACGGAAGTGAGCCGTTGAAGGCTGAGACACACGCTTTGATGATGAGTGAGACCGTGAAAGTAAAGCGCCACGATGATCTAACCGGCCCGGAACTTGTTGTGCTCCAGCAGCTC includes:
- a CDS encoding GNAT family N-acetyltransferase, translated to MTTIEVVKAQDLALSDVLALYNAVEWLAYTKDPDTLQKALEGSSTLVAARDGQMLVGLARVISDGASICYLQDILVRPSHHRRGLGRALAERALEQYPHVRQKVLITDDEPKQKAFYEALGYTQTDEFAGGSIRAFVRFD
- a CDS encoding RNA polymerase sigma factor: MNTDAEIVERSRYGPAAFGELYDRHGPDIYRYAARRAGDFVAEDVMAETFLIAFEGRFDFVGSTGAVRPWLFGIATNLLRRHHRAEERVLRALVKLGGRVEDPDFLGAVDERLDAPGNQARIARALQGLPAIDRDAILLLAWADLSYEDIATATAVPLGTVRSRINRARRKLRVNLTLSDQEDDHGRSAVAPRNA